In uncultured Cohaesibacter sp., a genomic segment contains:
- a CDS encoding DUF2842 domain-containing protein, giving the protein MTERTRKFFGMLMLVGWVVFYAAVGMTIGAAVVANAGALAQILFFLITGLIWIVPAGLIIRWMEKPKT; this is encoded by the coding sequence ATGACAGAGCGCACTCGCAAGTTTTTCGGCATGCTCATGCTTGTTGGCTGGGTCGTTTTCTACGCGGCCGTTGGCATGACGATCGGCGCCGCCGTGGTGGCAAATGCTGGCGCTCTGGCCCAGATCCTGTTTTTCCTGATCACCGGGCTGATCTGGATTGTTCCGGCCGGGCTCATCATCCGCTGGATGGAAAAGCCCAAGACCTAG
- a CDS encoding threonine/serine exporter family protein — protein sequence MTDLASPPDPIRLRHRHLEKIAMAALNVGCILMESGAKAEVVRNGIEMVVSGLGAETIAVRIGYASISLTVRGGGDNTISRLLQVGHHGVNLQLNNAARALAVRASQGGMEPETIVEEVKILRKITPKHHWVIVALATGLACASFGQLLGTDATAFLPIWFAGFIGQTIRHFMVLNKQNLFAMVAIVAFVSSAIGGLIAQLFGSATPEMAMFSSVLLLVPGVPSMNAQTDIMEGSPTLGSARALTVMMILVFLTVGVALSRASLMRFGANDALLSHGLLHHIIFGGVAAAGFGILFNFSWRTVGLTAIGGGVALAVRTLGMDAQWGLAMSSTLAAAAVTVYVRLLYLLPVYVPTGGSMLAIAGCIPMIPGSSASHGLVGLMTFATQHGNYDVLLLGSSVASLLSVVFTIGGIAAAITLINEIIKRPSFPTL from the coding sequence ATGACCGATCTCGCTTCTCCTCCAGACCCGATTCGCCTCAGACACAGGCATCTTGAAAAAATCGCCATGGCTGCGCTGAATGTCGGCTGCATTCTCATGGAATCCGGCGCAAAGGCCGAAGTCGTCCGCAATGGCATCGAAATGGTGGTGTCCGGCCTTGGGGCTGAAACCATTGCCGTGCGCATTGGCTACGCCTCCATCAGCCTCACCGTGCGTGGCGGTGGTGACAACACCATCAGCCGCCTCCTGCAGGTCGGCCACCACGGCGTCAACCTGCAGCTCAACAATGCTGCAAGAGCGCTGGCCGTTCGGGCGTCACAAGGCGGCATGGAGCCGGAAACCATCGTCGAGGAAGTCAAGATCCTCCGAAAGATCACGCCAAAGCACCATTGGGTCATCGTTGCACTCGCCACCGGGCTTGCATGTGCATCCTTTGGGCAGCTTCTTGGCACTGATGCCACGGCCTTTCTGCCCATCTGGTTTGCCGGGTTCATCGGACAGACCATCCGCCACTTCATGGTGCTGAACAAACAGAACCTGTTTGCCATGGTCGCCATCGTGGCTTTTGTTTCCTCCGCCATTGGCGGTCTCATCGCCCAGCTGTTCGGCAGCGCGACACCGGAAATGGCCATGTTCTCTTCTGTGCTGCTGCTCGTACCCGGCGTCCCCTCGATGAACGCCCAGACCGACATCATGGAAGGGTCTCCAACACTTGGCAGCGCCCGCGCCCTCACCGTCATGATGATCCTTGTCTTCCTTACCGTCGGCGTCGCCCTTTCCCGCGCCAGCCTGATGCGCTTCGGGGCAAACGATGCGTTGCTGAGCCACGGGCTTCTGCATCACATCATTTTTGGAGGCGTCGCGGCAGCAGGCTTCGGCATCCTCTTCAATTTCAGTTGGCGCACGGTTGGCCTGACAGCGATTGGCGGCGGTGTTGCACTGGCGGTCCGTACCCTCGGCATGGATGCGCAGTGGGGGCTGGCGATGTCCTCAACCCTTGCAGCGGCAGCGGTGACGGTCTATGTGCGGCTACTTTATCTGTTGCCGGTGTATGTGCCCACTGGTGGCAGCATGCTGGCGATTGCTGGCTGCATTCCGATGATTCCGGGCAGTAGCGCCTCACATGGACTGGTTGGACTGATGACCTTTGCCACCCAGCACGGCAATTACGATGTGCTGCTACTTGGCAGCTCCGTCGCTTCCCTGCTCAGTGTGGTGTTCACCATCGGCGGCATAGCGGCTGCGATCACCTTGATCAACGAGATCATCAAGCGTCCGAGCTTCCCGACGCTATAG
- the rplM gene encoding 50S ribosomal protein L13, translating to MKTFSANPSNIEKKWILIDAEGLVLGRLASLIAMRLRGKHKATFTPHMDCGDNVIVINADKVKLTGRKYENKKYYWHTGHPGGIKERTARQIIEGKFPERVLQKAVQRMLPGGPLSRVQMSNLRVYGGAEHPHEAQSPEVLDVKSMNSKNAKA from the coding sequence ATGAAAACTTTTTCTGCAAACCCTTCTAACATCGAAAAGAAATGGATTCTGATCGATGCCGAAGGTCTGGTGCTTGGTCGTCTCGCTTCGCTTATCGCGATGCGCCTTCGTGGCAAGCATAAAGCTACCTTCACCCCGCATATGGATTGCGGCGACAATGTTATCGTCATCAATGCTGACAAGGTCAAACTGACCGGTCGCAAATACGAAAACAAGAAATACTACTGGCACACCGGTCATCCGGGCGGCATCAAGGAACGGACCGCTCGTCAGATCATCGAGGGCAAGTTCCCTGAGCGTGTGCTCCAGAAAGCTGTACAGCGGATGCTGCCAGGTGGCCCGCTGTCCCGCGTTCAGATGTCCAACCTGCGCGTTTATGGTGGCGCCGAGCATCCGCATGAAGCTCAGTCTCCAGAAGTGCTGGACGTCAAATCCATGAACTCCAAGAATGCGAAGGCCTAA
- a CDS encoding O-acetylhomoserine aminocarboxypropyltransferase, which translates to MSEDSAPGFSTLAIHAGAQADPTTGARSTPIYQTTSYLFRDTEHAANLFGLREFGNIYTRLTNPTTAVLDERIAALEGGSAGVSVASGHAAQLITFHSLMGPGDNVIAANKLYGGTINQLNHTFKSFDWHVKWTDALDPDAARALVDEKTKAIYIESLANPGGVICDIEGFAKVAKDAGVPLIVDNTMATPYLCRPIEHGANIVVHSMTKFIGGHGNSMGGIIVDGGNFDWSQSDRFPMVNTPRAEYNGVNFYETFGPMAFAITCRALGLRDLGPAISPFNAFQILTGVETLPLRMERHCANALEVATWLESNDKVGWVSYAGLESSPHKAAQEKYMPKGAGSVFTFGLKGGHEAGVKFITSLKLISHVANIGDTRSLAIHPASTTHSQLTDEQKTAAGAAPDTIRLSIGIEDVKDIIADLEQAMA; encoded by the coding sequence ATGAGCGAAGATTCCGCACCCGGCTTTTCCACATTGGCTATTCACGCAGGCGCACAAGCAGACCCGACCACCGGAGCTCGCTCGACACCTATCTACCAGACGACGTCCTATCTGTTCCGCGATACCGAGCATGCCGCCAATCTGTTTGGCCTGAGGGAGTTCGGCAACATCTATACCCGTCTGACGAACCCGACCACGGCAGTTCTCGATGAGCGCATTGCGGCGCTTGAGGGTGGTTCAGCCGGTGTATCGGTCGCTTCCGGTCATGCCGCCCAGCTCATCACCTTCCATTCGCTGATGGGCCCCGGCGACAATGTGATTGCGGCCAACAAGCTTTATGGCGGCACCATCAACCAGCTCAACCACACCTTCAAGAGCTTTGACTGGCACGTCAAATGGACCGACGCACTCGATCCGGACGCTGCCCGCGCTCTGGTCGATGAAAAGACCAAGGCGATTTATATCGAGAGCCTTGCCAACCCGGGCGGCGTGATCTGCGATATTGAAGGCTTTGCCAAGGTCGCCAAGGACGCCGGTGTACCGCTCATCGTCGACAACACCATGGCAACCCCTTACCTCTGCCGCCCGATCGAACATGGTGCCAACATCGTCGTGCATTCCATGACCAAGTTCATCGGCGGCCATGGCAACTCCATGGGTGGCATCATCGTTGACGGTGGCAACTTCGACTGGAGCCAGTCCGACCGGTTCCCGATGGTCAACACGCCGCGCGCTGAATACAACGGGGTGAACTTTTACGAAACCTTCGGCCCGATGGCCTTTGCCATCACCTGCCGCGCTCTTGGCCTCAGAGATCTTGGCCCGGCCATTTCGCCGTTCAACGCCTTCCAGATCCTGACCGGTGTCGAAACCCTGCCACTGCGCATGGAACGTCATTGCGCGAACGCGCTTGAAGTCGCCACCTGGCTGGAAAGCAACGACAAGGTCGGCTGGGTCTCCTACGCTGGCCTCGAATCCAGCCCGCACAAGGCTGCGCAGGAAAAATACATGCCCAAGGGTGCCGGTTCGGTCTTCACCTTCGGTCTCAAGGGCGGCCACGAAGCCGGCGTCAAGTTCATCACCAGCCTCAAGCTGATCAGCCATGTTGCCAATATTGGTGATACGCGCTCGCTGGCCATTCATCCGGCTTCGACCACCCATAGCCAGCTGACTGATGAGCAGAAAACCGCAGCCGGAGCAGCGCCGGACACCATCCGCCTCTCCATCGGCATCGAGGATGTCAAGGACATCATCGCCGATCTGGAACAGGCCATGGCCTGA
- a CDS encoding CoA-binding protein has translation MDHSDYSVDYLKGILTSVKRIALVGASKKPERASYRVMSFLLERGYEVIPVNPGLEGSEILEQPVVASLKDIIGPVDMVDVFRNPEAAGKVTDEAIAIGAKVVWMQLNVSNPEAAARAEAAGLQVVMDRCPQVEYNSVMFV, from the coding sequence ATGGACCATAGTGACTACAGCGTGGATTACCTCAAGGGCATTCTGACTTCGGTCAAGCGTATCGCCCTTGTTGGTGCGAGCAAAAAGCCGGAACGCGCAAGTTATCGCGTCATGAGCTTCCTGCTCGAGAGGGGGTATGAGGTCATCCCTGTCAATCCGGGTCTTGAAGGGTCCGAGATCCTCGAACAGCCAGTGGTAGCCAGCCTCAAGGACATTATCGGTCCCGTCGATATGGTTGATGTCTTTCGCAATCCCGAAGCGGCTGGCAAAGTGACCGACGAAGCCATAGCGATTGGCGCAAAGGTCGTCTGGATGCAGCTCAATGTCAGCAATCCGGAAGCTGCGGCACGGGCCGAGGCTGCGGGGCTGCAAGTGGTAATGGATCGCTGCCCGCAGGTCGAATATAATAGCGTCATGTTTGTCTGA
- a CDS encoding enoyl-CoA hydratase — MSIATLSPEALLLTEQVGTVRRLIMNRAKARNALSLDMMNALINGLKTAEDDAATRVVVLAANGPAFSAGHDLKELNAHRNDADKGKTFFDETFKTCATLMQTIQGISKIVVAEIQGTAAAAGCQLAAACDLAITVNEAEFGTPGINIGLFCTGPGVELTRSVPRKQAMELLITGEMIDAHTAKAYGIVNRVVPKEYLRIVVDKYAMEIAGKSAQALSFGKSAIYRQDEMTVADAYDLAAGIMTDNLLADDAIEGVHAFLEKRKADWPSLK; from the coding sequence ATGAGCATTGCGACACTGAGCCCGGAAGCCCTGTTGCTGACGGAACAGGTGGGTACCGTCCGGCGCCTGATCATGAACCGAGCCAAAGCGCGCAACGCCCTTTCTCTTGACATGATGAATGCGCTCATCAACGGACTGAAGACAGCCGAAGACGACGCCGCGACGCGCGTTGTTGTTCTGGCGGCCAACGGCCCCGCCTTTTCCGCCGGCCACGACCTCAAGGAACTCAACGCCCACCGCAACGACGCTGACAAGGGCAAGACCTTCTTTGATGAGACATTCAAGACCTGCGCCACGCTGATGCAGACCATTCAGGGCATTTCAAAGATTGTCGTCGCCGAAATTCAGGGTACGGCCGCTGCGGCCGGATGCCAACTGGCGGCCGCTTGTGATCTGGCAATTACGGTCAATGAGGCCGAGTTCGGGACGCCCGGCATCAATATCGGACTGTTCTGCACCGGCCCGGGCGTGGAATTGACCCGTTCGGTTCCGCGCAAACAGGCCATGGAACTGCTGATTACCGGCGAGATGATCGACGCCCACACCGCCAAGGCCTATGGCATCGTCAATCGCGTGGTGCCCAAGGAATATCTGCGGATCGTGGTTGACAAATACGCCATGGAGATCGCGGGCAAGTCGGCCCAGGCACTCAGTTTTGGCAAAAGCGCCATCTATCGTCAGGACGAGATGACAGTTGCTGACGCTTATGATCTGGCAGCAGGCATCATGACAGACAATCTACTTGCAGACGATGCCATCGAGGGCGTCCACGCATTTTTGGAGAAACGCAAAGCCGACTGGCCTAGCCTCAAATAG
- the rpsI gene encoding 30S ribosomal protein S9, translated as MSDTVQSLEDLGSAVGVEAEDSAPVHVQKLDAHGRAYATGKRKDAVARVWVKPGSGKIIVNKKEYNVYFGRPVLQMVMKQPLVAADRDGQFDIVCTVAGGGLSGQAGAIRHGIAKALTYYEPELRGILKKGGFLTRDSRVVERKKYGRAKARRSFQFSKR; from the coding sequence ATGAGCGATACTGTTCAGTCTCTTGAAGATCTCGGCTCCGCAGTAGGCGTAGAAGCTGAAGATTCCGCTCCGGTTCATGTACAGAAGCTCGACGCTCATGGTCGTGCCTATGCTACCGGTAAACGTAAAGACGCTGTTGCTCGCGTATGGGTCAAGCCGGGTTCTGGCAAAATCATCGTGAACAAGAAAGAATACAACGTCTATTTCGGTCGTCCGGTTCTGCAGATGGTCATGAAGCAGCCGCTCGTTGCTGCTGATCGTGATGGTCAGTTCGATATCGTTTGCACCGTTGCTGGTGGTGGTCTGTCCGGTCAGGCCGGCGCTATCCGTCACGGCATTGCAAAGGCTCTGACCTACTACGAACCAGAGCTGCGTGGCATCCTGAAAAAAGGCGGCTTCCTTACCCGCGACTCTCGCGTTGTTGAACGTAAGAAATACGGTCGTGCAAAGGCTCGTCGTTCCTTCCAGTTCTCCAAACGCTAA
- a CDS encoding beta-ketoacyl-ACP synthase III: MSVTRSVIVGSGSYLPKKIVTNEDLAKFVDTSDEWIRQRTGIEQRHFAMEGEFTSELGYKAGLEAIKSAGIDAQEIDLIICGTATPDNTFPATSVAIQNMLGIHHGVAFDLQAVCSGFVFALSTADMYLRCGKAKTALVIGAETFSRILDFEDRTTCVLFGDGAGAVVLRAEEGTGEVSDRGILTSHLRSDGKHKDKLFVDGGPSTTQTTGHLRMEGKEVFKHAVGMITDVIVDAFNETGLGANDLDWFVPHQANKRIIDASAKKLSIAPEKVVTTVNLHGNTSAASIPLALDTAVKDGRIKKGDLVLFEAMGGGFTWGSVLLRW; the protein is encoded by the coding sequence GTGAGCGTGACAAGGTCTGTTATCGTAGGATCCGGATCCTATTTGCCGAAGAAAATTGTTACAAACGAAGATCTGGCCAAATTCGTCGACACGTCTGACGAATGGATCCGGCAGAGAACAGGCATTGAGCAGCGCCACTTCGCCATGGAGGGCGAGTTTACCTCTGAACTGGGCTACAAGGCTGGCCTTGAAGCGATCAAGAGCGCCGGAATCGACGCGCAGGAAATCGATCTGATCATCTGCGGCACGGCGACGCCGGACAATACCTTCCCGGCAACCTCGGTTGCCATTCAGAACATGCTTGGTATCCATCATGGTGTGGCCTTCGATCTGCAGGCCGTCTGCTCAGGGTTCGTCTTTGCCCTGTCGACCGCTGACATGTATCTGCGCTGTGGCAAGGCCAAGACCGCTCTGGTGATTGGCGCAGAAACCTTCTCCCGCATCCTGGACTTTGAGGACCGCACCACCTGCGTGTTGTTCGGCGATGGTGCCGGGGCCGTCGTGCTGCGCGCCGAGGAAGGAACCGGCGAGGTTTCCGATCGTGGCATCCTGACGAGCCATCTGCGTTCGGACGGCAAGCACAAGGACAAGCTGTTTGTCGATGGTGGTCCGTCCACCACCCAGACAACCGGTCATCTGCGCATGGAAGGCAAGGAAGTTTTTAAGCACGCGGTTGGCATGATCACCGATGTGATTGTCGACGCATTCAACGAGACAGGTCTTGGCGCCAATGACCTGGACTGGTTTGTACCGCATCAGGCCAACAAGCGCATCATTGATGCCAGTGCAAAGAAACTGAGCATCGCACCGGAAAAGGTGGTGACAACGGTCAACCTGCACGGCAACACCTCGGCCGCCTCTATTCCTCTGGCTCTTGACACGGCAGTCAAGGACGGGCGCATCAAGAAGGGCGATCTTGTTCTGTTCGAAGCCATGGGCGGCGGGTTTACCTGGGGATCGGTCCTGCTGCGCTGGTAG
- a CDS encoding polysaccharide biosynthesis/export family protein, producing the protein MFRIFFLIALALGISSCSSYRPAQDDFHKSLVGPYVLDSGDRIRLIVFNQEELNKEYTVDQSGYISVPLIGSVAARGKQTSELSKAIATMLSNGYVRNPDVSVEIVQYRPFFIMGEVTTAGQYSYVTGMTVQTAVAIAGGFTPRAQQQTVDITRQLNGKILTGHVNLTTPVRPGDTIYVRERLF; encoded by the coding sequence ATGTTTCGCATATTCTTTCTTATAGCACTCGCCCTCGGGATCAGCAGCTGTTCCAGCTACCGTCCGGCGCAGGATGATTTTCATAAATCGCTCGTCGGTCCGTATGTTCTGGATTCCGGCGACCGGATCCGCTTGATCGTGTTCAATCAGGAAGAACTGAACAAGGAGTACACCGTCGATCAGTCGGGTTATATTTCGGTTCCGCTGATCGGAAGTGTTGCGGCGCGTGGCAAGCAGACGAGCGAGCTGAGCAAGGCGATCGCGACCATGCTGAGCAATGGCTATGTTCGCAATCCCGATGTTTCCGTCGAGATTGTTCAATACCGCCCCTTCTTTATCATGGGCGAAGTTACAACCGCCGGTCAGTATTCCTATGTCACTGGCATGACGGTGCAGACGGCAGTGGCAATTGCGGGCGGTTTCACCCCTCGCGCCCAGCAACAGACTGTTGACATTACCCGTCAGCTGAATGGCAAGATCCTCACCGGCCATGTCAATCTGACGACCCCCGTGCGGCCGGGTGACACCATCTACGTTCGGGAGCGCCTGTTCTAA
- a CDS encoding DUF6404 family protein: MTFEERYGLAISELKSTPIVEGNYAPPMHRLLRRLGVRVRPPHYSPVWFNIFATGIPFAILWGALMWLILWQSQNIETGMAFAAGLIAGAIFGVFMSLYYRWSFNRNELTQWDKLVPAEIKPERSRQEASAPEQNGEQ; the protein is encoded by the coding sequence ATGACGTTTGAAGAGAGATATGGCCTCGCCATCAGCGAGTTGAAATCAACGCCGATTGTGGAAGGCAACTATGCGCCCCCCATGCACAGGCTGTTGCGCAGGCTTGGTGTGCGGGTTCGTCCGCCTCATTACAGTCCGGTCTGGTTCAACATCTTCGCCACCGGCATCCCCTTTGCCATCCTCTGGGGTGCCTTGATGTGGCTGATCCTGTGGCAGAGCCAGAATATTGAAACAGGCATGGCCTTTGCGGCCGGTTTGATTGCCGGGGCCATTTTTGGCGTCTTCATGTCGCTCTACTATCGTTGGTCGTTCAATCGGAACGAACTGACCCAGTGGGACAAACTGGTTCCCGCAGAAATCAAGCCGGAGCGATCAAGGCAAGAAGCGTCAGCCCCAGAGCAGAATGGCGAGCAATAG
- a CDS encoding undecaprenyl-phosphate glucose phosphotransferase, whose amino-acid sequence MQALDPRTAFSARAVMNAGAPSAAETRQAQITDLAREVAAEFSETTYAPGIVRGLIQFSDFITLSILGIISWSVMGGAILAGMEMPILLSIAGALLFMLFMLSVDGYSVHDMSSLSPQIGRIIGAWTMVTVLFLLVCYLSETPIVENRSWLGLWFVLGIVVITVVRAVESFLIHHWQADGRLERRAVIVGGGKPAAEIITTLEAQENNDIRICGIFDDRDDDRSPPIVAGYPKLGNVDDLVEFSRLCKIDMLIVTIPVSAEKRVLQMLHKLWILPLDIHLSAHMNKMQFRRRTYSYVGNLPTVPVFAKPIANWGGLLKRIFDIVVSSLSIVVFSPILIATAIAIKLDSDGPIIFRQKRLGFNNEEVMVFKFRSLYHNQSDQSAKKSVTKNDSRVTRVGRIIRKTSIDELPQLFNVLFGTLSLVGPRPHVVAQQTNNRLFEEVADGYMARHKVKPGITGWAQIHGWRGEIDDDEKLKQRVQHDIYYIENWSLALDLYILIATPFKLFNQDSAY is encoded by the coding sequence ATGCAGGCTCTTGATCCGAGAACAGCTTTCTCTGCACGTGCCGTAATGAATGCGGGCGCACCGTCTGCAGCCGAGACGCGGCAAGCTCAGATTACGGATCTGGCACGGGAAGTTGCTGCCGAGTTCTCCGAGACAACCTACGCACCGGGGATTGTGCGTGGGCTCATTCAGTTTTCCGACTTCATCACTCTATCCATTCTGGGCATCATTTCCTGGTCTGTGATGGGGGGGGCCATTTTGGCGGGGATGGAAATGCCCATCCTTCTGTCGATTGCCGGTGCCTTGCTGTTCATGCTGTTTATGCTGTCGGTGGATGGCTACTCTGTCCATGACATGAGCAGCCTGTCGCCACAGATCGGCAGGATCATCGGGGCGTGGACCATGGTAACCGTGCTGTTCCTTCTGGTCTGCTACCTCTCGGAGACGCCGATTGTCGAAAACAGAAGCTGGCTTGGCCTCTGGTTCGTGCTAGGTATTGTGGTGATAACCGTTGTCCGAGCGGTCGAATCCTTCCTGATCCACCATTGGCAGGCAGATGGTCGCCTCGAACGGCGCGCGGTCATCGTCGGTGGTGGCAAGCCTGCTGCCGAGATTATCACGACTCTGGAAGCACAGGAAAACAACGACATCCGAATCTGTGGCATTTTTGATGATCGGGATGACGACCGGTCGCCGCCGATTGTTGCCGGTTATCCCAAGCTTGGCAATGTCGATGACCTCGTCGAGTTCTCGCGCCTCTGCAAGATCGACATGCTGATCGTAACGATCCCGGTTTCGGCTGAAAAGCGCGTGCTTCAGATGCTGCACAAGCTCTGGATCCTGCCGCTCGACATCCACCTCAGCGCCCACATGAACAAGATGCAGTTTCGCCGCAGGACCTATTCCTATGTGGGCAATCTGCCGACAGTTCCGGTGTTCGCAAAGCCGATTGCCAACTGGGGCGGCCTGTTGAAGCGGATCTTTGACATTGTCGTTTCTTCGCTGTCCATCGTCGTGTTCTCGCCGATCCTGATCGCCACAGCCATCGCCATCAAACTCGACAGCGACGGCCCGATCATCTTTCGACAGAAGCGCCTCGGCTTCAACAATGAAGAGGTCATGGTCTTCAAATTCCGGTCTCTCTATCACAACCAGAGCGACCAGTCCGCCAAGAAGTCCGTTACCAAGAATGACAGCCGCGTCACCCGCGTCGGGCGTATCATTCGCAAAACCTCAATTGACGAACTACCGCAGCTCTTCAACGTGCTGTTCGGCACCCTGTCGCTGGTCGGCCCGCGGCCTCATGTGGTGGCACAGCAAACCAACAACCGGCTGTTTGAAGAAGTGGCCGATGGCTACATGGCACGCCACAAGGTCAAACCGGGCATTACCGGCTGGGCCCAGATCCATGGTTGGCGGGGAGAAATCGATGATGATGAAAAGCTGAAACAACGCGTTCAACACGACATCTATTACATCGAAAACTGGTCGCTGGCGCTGGACCTATACATTCTGATCGCAACACCCTTCAAACTGTTCAATCAGGATAGTGCCTACTGA
- a CDS encoding COX15/CtaA family protein has product MKSDAIAPERRDSRAWEEQRTRMVRNEATLERAIYYVEPVSDKAERSRHLVRFWLYSIAFLVFLMVVVGGITRLTDSGLSITEWKPIHGAIPPLSLSEWQEEFQKYQQIPEYERVNKGMSLEEFKAIFWWEWGHRQLGRFIGVAFFLPMLYFWLSKRIGDQMKPQLILLLGLGALQGAVGWWMVASGLVDRVDVSQYRLATHLVLASVIFVALLWVARGYRRTDHMPECISADRHVWLMGALAVAILVQIFLGALVAGTHSGLIYNSWPLMEGSFIPDQIYDTSPMWLSPFEDHTTIQFNHRMMAYLVAFLCLLVWYRMLRDPYAGAGKRGASILGALVLLQIVVGIATLLWSVPIVLASIHQAGAMLVLGAATILLRDLIDNARRY; this is encoded by the coding sequence ATGAAAAGCGATGCGATTGCACCGGAACGGCGGGACAGTCGAGCCTGGGAAGAGCAGAGGACGAGAATGGTCAGGAATGAAGCCACATTGGAACGGGCTATCTATTACGTCGAGCCAGTCAGCGACAAGGCGGAGCGGTCGCGCCATCTGGTGCGTTTCTGGCTCTACTCGATCGCTTTTCTGGTGTTTCTGATGGTGGTTGTCGGCGGTATTACGCGACTTACTGATTCTGGCCTGTCGATCACCGAGTGGAAGCCGATCCACGGCGCGATTCCGCCGCTCTCCCTCTCGGAGTGGCAGGAGGAATTCCAGAAATACCAACAGATTCCAGAGTATGAGCGGGTCAACAAGGGCATGAGCCTTGAGGAGTTCAAGGCCATTTTCTGGTGGGAATGGGGGCACCGGCAGCTGGGCCGCTTCATCGGCGTCGCCTTCTTTCTGCCGATGCTCTATTTCTGGCTCAGTAAGCGGATCGGTGACCAGATGAAGCCGCAGCTGATTCTGCTGCTCGGGCTTGGGGCGTTGCAGGGGGCTGTCGGTTGGTGGATGGTCGCCTCGGGGCTGGTGGATCGTGTTGATGTCAGCCAGTACCGGCTCGCAACCCATCTGGTTCTGGCCTCGGTCATCTTTGTGGCTTTGCTCTGGGTCGCCCGTGGCTATCGGCGGACAGACCACATGCCGGAATGCATCAGTGCTGATCGCCATGTCTGGCTGATGGGAGCATTGGCGGTTGCGATCCTGGTCCAGATTTTTCTCGGAGCGCTGGTCGCAGGCACCCACTCAGGGCTTATCTATAACAGCTGGCCACTGATGGAGGGCAGCTTCATCCCCGATCAGATCTATGACACCAGCCCGATGTGGTTGTCACCCTTCGAGGATCACACCACCATCCAGTTCAACCACCGCATGATGGCCTATCTGGTCGCCTTCCTCTGTCTGTTGGTCTGGTATCGGATGCTGAGGGATCCCTATGCCGGTGCAGGGAAACGGGGTGCCTCTATTCTGGGCGCGCTGGTGCTGCTGCAAATCGTTGTGGGCATTGCGACCCTCTTGTGGTCGGTGCCGATTGTGCTGGCTTCCATCCATCAGGCTGGTGCCATGCTGGTGCTCGGCGCAGCCACGATCCTGCTCCGCGACCTCATTGACAATGCCAGACGATACTGA
- a CDS encoding integration host factor subunit alpha has translation MGGKTVTRADLCEAVYQKVGLSRTESAELVEMVLDEMSNCLVEGQQVKLSSFGTFFVRDKNERIGRNPKTGQEVPISPRRVMVFKPSNVLKKKINDSLAPEDAE, from the coding sequence ATGGGGGGCAAAACGGTAACCCGCGCAGATTTGTGCGAAGCAGTCTATCAGAAGGTAGGTCTGTCGCGTACTGAGTCAGCAGAGCTTGTCGAGATGGTGTTGGATGAAATGAGCAACTGCCTTGTTGAGGGGCAGCAGGTAAAGCTCTCTTCTTTCGGCACATTTTTCGTCAGAGACAAGAACGAGCGTATTGGTCGGAATCCAAAGACCGGGCAGGAGGTTCCCATTTCTCCCCGGCGTGTGATGGTGTTCAAGCCATCCAATGTTCTGAAAAAGAAAATCAACGATTCTTTGGCTCCGGAAGACGCTGAATAG